A DNA window from Rhineura floridana isolate rRhiFlo1 chromosome 11, rRhiFlo1.hap2, whole genome shotgun sequence contains the following coding sequences:
- the TSC22D4 gene encoding TSC22 domain family protein 4, translating to MSGGKKKSGFQITSVTSEYEQKEGCAGGAPRGAGEEAGAPEEGSARRADLKDGPVAPGSPWPAPAPSPQGPAGAATSRFRVVKLDHGLGEPYKRGRWTCRDFYEPEGEPHLCGRLADSARHPQSLDSRLEVAGLLARPPSPFSPQPQRRGGGGAGACLQAQLVLPAPGPTGHQARSLGGGLPLLTRPSRTPPSPGALRSPLAAPETRPPPPAAPGEPGPPASVPSLQVEDHPLPRSVAQLIQRETEERRKVLPRESRSRPSSPVPPLFRDASPGRRTSDPFGAAHFSLARSMFGMGVAHDSDDDSGTNSSMIAIDNKIEQAMDLVKSHLMFAVREEVEVLREQIKELSERNALLEQENTLLRSLANAEQLSCFQAQLHAAAKPPSSGTA from the exons ATGAGCGGCGGGAAGAAGAAGAGCGGCTTCCAGATCACCAGCGTCACCTCGGAGTACGAGCAGAAGGAGGGCTGCGCCGGCGGAGCGCCACGGGGCGCGGGCGAGGAGGCCGGCGCCCCCGAAGAGGGCAGCGCCCGCCGGGCCGACCTCAAGGACGGGCCCGTGGCCCCCGGCTCCCCGTGGCCGGCGCCCGCCCCCTCGCCGCAGGGCCCGGCCGGCGCCGCCACTTCCCGCTTCCGCGTGGTCAAGCTGGACCACGGCTTGGGCGAGCCCTACAAGCGGGGCCGCTGGACTTGCCGGGATTTCTACGAGCCGGAGGGGGAGCCCCACCTCTGCGGGCGGCTGGCGGACTCGGCCCGGCACCCGCAGTCCTTGGACTCGCGGCTGGAGGTGGCGGGGCTCTTGGCCAGGCCCCCGAGCCCCTTCAGCCCGCAGCCCCAgcgccgaggaggaggaggagcaggagcctGCTTGCAGGCCCAGCTGGTGCTCCCGGCGCCGGGGCCCACGGGCCACCAGGCCCGCTCGCTGGGAGGGGGCTTGCCTCTGCTCACCCGCCCCAGCAGGACGCCCCCCAGCCCCGGGGCCCTCCGGAGCCCCCTGGCTGCGCCTGAGACGCGCCCGCCGCCGCCAGCGGCTCCCGGGGAGCCCGGCCCGCCCGCCTCTGTCCCAAGCCTGCAGGTGGAAGACCATCCGCTGCCCAGGAGCGTCGCGCAGCTCATCCAAAGGGAGACGGAGGAGCGGCGCAAG GTCTTGCCAAGAGAGTCCCGCTCACGCCCGTCTTCCCCAGTGCCCCCCCTCTTCCGAGATGCCAGCCCGGGCCGCAGGACCTCTGACCCCTTTGGCGCTGCCCACTTCAGCCTGGCACGGTCCATGTTTGGCATGGGGGTTGCCCACGACAGCGATGACGACAG CGGAACCAACAGCAGCATGATTGCCATCGACAACAAGATTGAGCAAGCCATG GACCTGGTGAAGAGCCACTTGATGTTTGCGGTGCGGGAGGAGGTGGAGGTCTTGCGGGAGCAGATCAAGGAGCTGTCGGAGCGCAACGCTTTGCTGGAGCAGGAGAACACCCTCTTGCGCTCCCTGGCCAACGCCGAGCAGCTCAGCTGCTTCCAGGCTCAGCTCCACGCTGCTGCCAAGCCTCCATCCAGCGGCACTGCATGA